One Portunus trituberculatus isolate SZX2019 chromosome 7, ASM1759143v1, whole genome shotgun sequence genomic window carries:
- the LOC123520029 gene encoding CD63 antigen-like, producing MALDTGMKCVKYLLFIFNLLFVVSGSAVIVVGAVIEAKYGTYLNFMSTYLSAPSVLIAVGVLIFSVGFFGCCGAIKENHCMVVTFSVLLVVIFVVQVVVGAASYIMRSEVESFLRNNMFKSMTTYNKTNEGVYRTWNVIQHDNACCGTDGFRDWESTAYGLSVEGVPDDCCKETIQDCGRNVFTTGFSNLDLINQEGCFDKLKGDVEENLTILGGVAIGIGFVQLVGVAFACCLAKSLKRQCETV from the exons gTGTCCGGTTCGGCAGTCATCGTGGTCGGCGCAGTGATAGAAGCCAAGTATGGAACGTATCTCAACTTCATGTCCACGTATCTGTCAGCCCCCTCAGTGCTCATTGCTGTCGGGGTTCTGATCTTCTCCGTGGGTTTCTTCGGCTGCTGTGGCGCCATCAAGGAGAATCACTGCATGGTTGTCACG ttctcggtgttgctggtggtgatcttcgtggtgcaggtggtggtgggggccgCGTCTTACATCATGCGGTCAGAGGTGGAGAGTTTCCTGCGCAATAACATGTTCAAGTCAATGACCACCTACAACAAGACCAACGAAGGAGTGTACAGGACCTGGAACGTGATACAACATGAT AACGCCTGCTGTGGCACTGACGGCTTTCGGGACTGGGAGAGCACGGCATACGGTCTATCAGTGGAGGGCGTGCCTGATGACTGCTGCAAGGAGACCATTCAGGATTGCGGCAGGAACGTCTTCACTACTGGATTCTCTAAT CTGGACCTAATTAACCAGGAGGGCTGCTTTGACAAACTGAAGGGTGATGTGGAAGAAAACCTGACCATTCTAGGAGGTGTGGCCATCGGGATAGGCTTTGTGCAG TTGGTTGGTGTGGCCTTTGCTTGCTGTCTGGCCAAGTCATTGAAACGCCAGTGTGAGACAGTGTAA